The following are from one region of the Ischnura elegans chromosome X, ioIscEleg1.1, whole genome shotgun sequence genome:
- the LOC124171808 gene encoding stress-activated protein kinase JNK isoform X2, with amino-acid sequence MTEISGHIAFPLPVGGHTSAPGRRGGGLPASASSFSRPPPGAGALSSCPILVYNCTLDTPRMPFLGPRPSPKMSSRLPSMFYTVEVGDTKFTILKRYQNLKPIGSGAQGIVCAAYDTATQQNVAIKKLSRPFQNVTHAKRAYREFKLMKLVNHKNIIGLLNAFTPQKSLEEFQDVYLVMELMDANLCQVIQMDLDHERMSYLLYQMLCGIKHLHSADIIHRDLKPSNIVVKSDCTLKILDFGLARTAGTTFMMTPYVVTRYYRAPEVILGMGYKENVDIWSVGCIMGEMIRGGVLFPGSDHIDQWNKIIEQLGTPSQDFMKRLQPTVRNYVENRPRYPGYSFDRLFPDVLFPSDSSEHNKLKASQARDLLSRMLVIDPEKRISVDEALLHPYINVWYDESEVNAPAPGPYDHSVDEREHTVEQWKELIYQEVMEYEVTHNTLGPPVSGQQGQGGQQQVTPTSGTPGPGGAQTNEGMEGVATVEQRSGGPTRR; translated from the exons ATG ACGGAGATAAGTGGTCATATTGCCTTTCCACTGCCAGTGGGTGGACACACCTCCGCCCCAGGCCGTCGTGGAGGTGGCCTGCCTGCATCTGCCTCATCTTTTAGCCGTCCCCCTCCTGGGGCCGGTGCTTTATCATCCTGCCCCATCCTTGTGTACAATTGTACGTTGGACACTCCCCGCATGCCTTTCCTTGGCCCAAGGCCCAGTCCCAAAATGTCATCCAGGCTACCCTCCATGTTTTATACTGTGGAGGTTGGTGACACTAAGTTTACCATCCTAAAACGCTACCAAAACTTGAAGCCGATAGGCTCAGGAGCACAAGGAATAGTTTGTGCTGCCTACGACACCGCGACTCAGCAGAATGTAGCCATCAAAAAGCTGAGTCGACCCTTCCAGAATGTTACTCACGCAAAGAGGGCATACAGGGAGTTCAAGCTAATGAAACTtgtaaatcataaaaat ATTATTGGTTTGCTGAATGCATTTACTCCTCAAAAGTCATTGGAAGAGTTCCAAGATGTTTATCTTGTAATGGAGCTTATGGATGCAAATCTTTGCCAGGTCATACAAATGGATCTAGACCATGAGAGGATGTCTTACTTACTGTACCAAATGCTTTGTGGGATCAAGCATCTTCATTCAGCGGACATCATTCACAGG gaTTTAAAACCAAGCAATATAGTGGTTAAATCAGATTGCACATTAAAAATCCTTGACTTTGGTCTCGCCAGAACAGCCGGAACAACCTTCATGATGACTCCTTACGTAGTCACCAGATACTATCGGGCACCAGAG GTTATACTTGGAATGGGCTACAAGGAAAATGTAGACATTTGGTCTGTTGGTTGCATAATGGGTGAAATGATCCGTGGTGGAGTTCTATTCCCAGGCTCAGATCACATAGatcagtggaataaaattatag aacAATTAGGAACGCCTTCTCAGGACTTCATGAAACGGTTACAACCTACTGTAAGGAATTATGTAGAGAACAGACCTCGGTATCCAGGATACTCATTTGACCGTCTTTTTCCTGATGTTCTTTTCCCCTCAGACTCCTCAGAGCATAATAAACTTAAAG caAGTCAAGCTAGAGACCTACTATCAAGAATGTTAGTCATTGATCCTGAGAAAAGAATTTCAGTGGATGAGGCTCTTCTGCATCCATACATTAATGTGTGGTATGATGAAAGTGAAGTGAATGCA ccTGCTCCGGGCCCTTACGACCACTCAGTGGACGAGCGGGAGCATACAGTGGAACAGTGGAAGGAGCTTATTTATCAGGAAGTGATGGAGTACGAGGTGACTCACAACACACTCGGCCCTCCCGTGTCCGGCCAGCAGGGGCAAGGGGGTCAGCAGCAAGTGACCCCCACCAGTGGCACTCCAGGTCCAGGGGGAGCCCAAACCAACGAAGGCATGGAAGGTGTGGCGACAGTGGAGCAGAGGAGCGGGGGCCCGACGAGGCGGTAG
- the LOC124171808 gene encoding stress-activated protein kinase JNK isoform X1, with protein sequence MTEISGHIAFPLPVGGHTSAPGRRGGGLPASASSFSRPPPGAGALSSCPILVYNCTLDTPRMPFLGPRPSPKMSSRLPSMFYTVEVGDTKFTILKRYQNLKPIGSGAQGIVCAAYDTATQQNVAIKKLSRPFQNVTHAKRAYREFKLMKLVNHKNIIGLLNAFTPQKSLEEFQDVYLVMELMDANLCQVIQMDLDHERMSYLLYQMLCGIKHLHSADIIHRDLKPSNIVVKSDCTLKILDFGLARTAGTTFMMTPYVVTRYYRAPEVILGMGYKENVDIWSVGCIMGEMIRGGVLFPGSDHIDQWNKIIEQLGTPSQDFMKRLQPTVRNYVENRPRYPGYSFDRLFPDVLFPSDSSEHNKLKASQARDLLSRMLVIDPEKRISVDEALLHPYINVWYDESEVNACLLEGVKPAPGPYDHSVDEREHTVEQWKELIYQEVMEYEVTHNTLGPPVSGQQGQGGQQQVTPTSGTPGPGGAQTNEGMEGVATVEQRSGGPTRR encoded by the exons ATG ACGGAGATAAGTGGTCATATTGCCTTTCCACTGCCAGTGGGTGGACACACCTCCGCCCCAGGCCGTCGTGGAGGTGGCCTGCCTGCATCTGCCTCATCTTTTAGCCGTCCCCCTCCTGGGGCCGGTGCTTTATCATCCTGCCCCATCCTTGTGTACAATTGTACGTTGGACACTCCCCGCATGCCTTTCCTTGGCCCAAGGCCCAGTCCCAAAATGTCATCCAGGCTACCCTCCATGTTTTATACTGTGGAGGTTGGTGACACTAAGTTTACCATCCTAAAACGCTACCAAAACTTGAAGCCGATAGGCTCAGGAGCACAAGGAATAGTTTGTGCTGCCTACGACACCGCGACTCAGCAGAATGTAGCCATCAAAAAGCTGAGTCGACCCTTCCAGAATGTTACTCACGCAAAGAGGGCATACAGGGAGTTCAAGCTAATGAAACTtgtaaatcataaaaat ATTATTGGTTTGCTGAATGCATTTACTCCTCAAAAGTCATTGGAAGAGTTCCAAGATGTTTATCTTGTAATGGAGCTTATGGATGCAAATCTTTGCCAGGTCATACAAATGGATCTAGACCATGAGAGGATGTCTTACTTACTGTACCAAATGCTTTGTGGGATCAAGCATCTTCATTCAGCGGACATCATTCACAGG gaTTTAAAACCAAGCAATATAGTGGTTAAATCAGATTGCACATTAAAAATCCTTGACTTTGGTCTCGCCAGAACAGCCGGAACAACCTTCATGATGACTCCTTACGTAGTCACCAGATACTATCGGGCACCAGAG GTTATACTTGGAATGGGCTACAAGGAAAATGTAGACATTTGGTCTGTTGGTTGCATAATGGGTGAAATGATCCGTGGTGGAGTTCTATTCCCAGGCTCAGATCACATAGatcagtggaataaaattatag aacAATTAGGAACGCCTTCTCAGGACTTCATGAAACGGTTACAACCTACTGTAAGGAATTATGTAGAGAACAGACCTCGGTATCCAGGATACTCATTTGACCGTCTTTTTCCTGATGTTCTTTTCCCCTCAGACTCCTCAGAGCATAATAAACTTAAAG caAGTCAAGCTAGAGACCTACTATCAAGAATGTTAGTCATTGATCCTGAGAAAAGAATTTCAGTGGATGAGGCTCTTCTGCATCCATACATTAATGTGTGGTATGATGAAAGTGAAGTGAATGCA TGCTTATTGGAAGGAGTCAag ccTGCTCCGGGCCCTTACGACCACTCAGTGGACGAGCGGGAGCATACAGTGGAACAGTGGAAGGAGCTTATTTATCAGGAAGTGATGGAGTACGAGGTGACTCACAACACACTCGGCCCTCCCGTGTCCGGCCAGCAGGGGCAAGGGGGTCAGCAGCAAGTGACCCCCACCAGTGGCACTCCAGGTCCAGGGGGAGCCCAAACCAACGAAGGCATGGAAGGTGTGGCGACAGTGGAGCAGAGGAGCGGGGGCCCGACGAGGCGGTAG